Genomic segment of Drosophila takahashii strain IR98-3 E-12201 chromosome X, DtakHiC1v2, whole genome shotgun sequence:
CGAGGATCGTTCGGTTATAGTGGCGGACTTTGGCCTGGCACGCAGTGTGGATGCACCGCGTCTGCCGGGCGGCGTTGGCGCCTCCGCGGACCGCGCAGGTGGCGGCTCCATGACGCCGGGCGGCTATGGATCTGGAGCCAACAGCGATGCGGCCATGTCGCCCAGCGGAACGCTCAGGCGCAGCAAGAGCAGGCAGCGAAGGCAGCGCTACACGGTGGTCGGGAATCCCTACTGGATGGCGCCCGAGATGATGAAGGGCCTGAAGTACGATGAGAAGGTCGACGTCTTCTCCTTCGGCATCATGTTGTGCGAGGTGAGGCACTATCTACATTAGAAGAAGCATAAAGCTTGTTGTAAACGATGCAGcataaaatgcttaaaaaacATACTCTATATTAACTTGGCAAATAATACattaatgtaattaatttaatttatttaaagagcATTTTATGTggtatattttcttatttttatatttatcttaaaattaataatgtttattttgttctcataatttgtaaattctTTAGACGATTTTGTTAAAGTGTGAATGCCATTTTATAGTCTTTATTAAGCCCCATCGAAATGTaaaggaaaattttcaagtcggagaattcattaaaaagttatgagcaaataatgcatTTTCCGCTAAGTGGCGCCACCTTTAGGCGACTTTGCTGcttgcatatctccatctctctcaCACCCATTCAGTTGAGGAACGGGTATtttccttttgaaaaaagtttaaaaaaaaaagtataattatttaaaccgCAGCTTTATGTccataaaatttgtaatatttaaatttagcaaccttttaatttaacttgttAATTCCCTTACAGATCATTGGACGCGTGGAAGCCGATCCCGATTTCATGCCCCGCAACTCGGACTTCAGCCTCAACCAGCAGGAGTTCCGCGAGAAGTTCTGCGCCCAGTGCCCCGAGCCCTTCGTCAAAGTGGCCTTCGTGTGCTGCGACCTCAATCCGGACATGCGTCCGTGCTTCGAGACGCTGCACGTGTGGCTCCTCCGGCTGGCCGACGACCTGGCCGCCGAGCGTGTGCCGCCCGAGCGGCTGCTGCACGAGATCGAGACGTTCCAGGAGTGGTACGCCAGCTCCGAGGACGCCCTGTCGCCCACCTCCCAGCGCAGCCTGAATAACCTCGATGAGCTGGTCAAGATTGCGGCGGAGGGGGAATCGGAAATCTCGCCCGtcgaaaaggaaaaggagaaTCTGGTGATCAAGCCGCAGGACATACCCAAGTCACCGCACCTGGGCAAGGATTTCTCGCCCAGCGGCGAGAGATTGCGCGACAGCATGCGGGCCAGGCGGCGCCAGCGTTTCTTGGGCGCCCAGGAGGAGCGGCGCAACCTTACGCCCGAAACGGAGTCCAAGGAGCGGGCCCTGAAGAAGGCCCTCAAGAAGTGTCGGCCGTTTGGCGAGAGGGGCTACCTGGTGGATTTGCGGCCCGGTGccgagctgcagctgcaggatGTCCGGGATCTGAACACATATTCCGATGTGGACTCCAGTTGCGATACGAGTTTGAATTACCATGAGGTGAATAACTTGCCAGCACCGCAGGCGCCGCAAGACGCGGAGGAGGTCAAGTCGGCCAAGGAGGAGGAAGTACTGGACCAGGAGGGCGCCAACCATCGGCTGGCCATCGACGATATGCGCAACCGGCTGCATCAGTGCCGCAGCAAATTCGAGCATCTGGAGGAGGCCAGCCGGCGGAACTTCAACCAATCGCAGCACTCGATGCGCAACTTCTTCAAGACCCCACCGGTGGCCCTCAAGATGTTCCAGCGCCTGGAGCACGAGGCGGCGGCACTGAATGGTGGCGCCAATTgcccgccgccaccgccgcgcACTCAGCGCATCAATCAGACGCCCATTTTCGGGCGCAAGAATCCGCCCATCGCATCGAGTGTGGGCCAAAGGCTGCAGCACGGCGAATCCCTGGAGAACCTGACCTCCAGCGGAGGAGCCAGCAAACAGTTGGCCACACCGGCGCCCAAAAGGAGCAAGGCTGCGACGACGACGAAGGTCCAGCCTCCACTCTTCCTGCCGCCCAGCATCACAAGTAGCGTCAATGGAAATGTGagcaccagcaccaccaccacgacCACCAGTTGTCCACCAACCGCTCCAGATTGGCTGCCGAAAAAGCACAAGCTGACGCTGCCACTGCCCTCGCCGCATCCGCAAGCTGCACAGCGATCGAGCCACAATCATCGCCCGGCGACGAGCAATGGCAAGGGAAAGGTGGTGAGGCCACCGCCCGGCCGCACAGCTCAGGGAATCCCCGCCAGCAACGGCGTCTCGCCCACCAGGAGCACCCGGCCGGGCTCGCCCAGCAAGCATTTGGCCCAGAGGCATACCGCCGCCACGGCCCAGCGACTGACAAATGGTAAACTTATCTGAGCAAAAGTTAACTTGGAGTTAAGCTTAGGTTAAACCTTTTACTATTATTGAAAACCATTCATTTAATGACCAATTGGATTGCCTTTAAAGTTGTATATATAAGCATTTTAAGAGTTATTGTATTAATTTGCTTTataatgtttgttttttaatgctttttttcCTCTGAGAAAaacgttttatataaacattaaCCTATTTATTCTATTACTTCATATAATATGGAGTTTAAGATAGATAATATAATATGAAATTGTCTTTaatgtttggtttttaaagctttataATGTTTGGTTTTTAATGCTCTTTTTCTACTGAGAAAaacgttttatataaacattttattctaTTACTTCATATAATATGGAATTTATTATAGACAATATATAATATGAAATGGTCTTTAAGGTTtggtttttaaagcttttccaCTACAAACACagcttattatttattattattattattattctagCACAgcaagtttaaatttatatttgtagCACTAGTCacattgaatttaaaaagcaagcttatttgaacaaaaaagacttaaaactactacctattattaacaattttgaattattgaattattacGTAGggattgattaatattttatgataattattattattttacctctagtttaattttacgatttgtttttgtttttattttacttgaaatgttctttaattttagatttaaactGAGTTGCGCTCCTAATCGTTTTATAGTTATGTGATAGACTGTTCCACAGACGGATAGCATTCACGTAAAACTGCCTATTCGAGCATAGCCTATTATATCTTGGGCATATGAAGTTATTAGTTCTAGTTGATGTAGCTGATAtaagtttgttatataaatatgaaggTCCTTGGGTTATCACAATTTTAtggaaatatgtatattagaGTCCTGTAGTTAATCCATGAGGGCAAGTTCAGGTCCAGAAGTTTATTAGTCAAGTGTGATACATGGTCAAGatgattcaaattaaaaacatatctgacGATATAGTTAAAGGCTACTAACAGCTTTTGCAGTGTCCAAAAACTTCCACACCATAAAATAGTGTTGGAACAAGAATCACTTTTAGTATTtagattttattcatttattgtagttttaaaaattaagtaattaatcAACACCTTTATTATATAGTAgggatgtcaaaaatatatcaatatatcgatttgaataattatcaGGTATCATTTTTTTGATAACTTTAAGTGGTTTCACTTTTCATcgggacaagaaaaaatacatatgtaaaaGATGAGCGCcgataaaatttatttttcgtcaAGTGAAAATGCATAGCATAGCATTCAGAATCCAAGACGCAGTAAAAACAAGATAGAACGCTATAATCGGGTGCCCCCGCCTAatgcagcttaaaattaatacaaaataataataaaaaaaaatatcatcgatacgatattttcaaatatttcgacatccctatTATATAGACTGTGTAAGATATTAGTAAGGGACATAGTACTGAACTGTTTTAACCAAAGTCCCCTCTTTTAGCTGCCGCTTcgcaccagcaacagcaacagcagcaacagtccGCGAGGACGACGCGCCTGAACATCCTCAGTCCGGAGAAGGTGCATCGCCTGGGAGCCCGTCTCAGCGATCAGAAGCAGAAAATGCGCGAAGAGGCCGCGGCGACAGCGGCTGCCTCAGCCGTCggtggaggagcaggagcaggatgtGCGGCCTCGCCAGCGGCGGGATCTTTGAATGGTCACCTGCAGGGTCATCGAACCGGGGCATCCGGATCGGCGAATCCGGCGGGCGGTGAAAGGAGGAGGCGAGCGGCTCCACCGCCACCAGTGCGCACGCATTTCAATACGCGCTGCTAGCCACTCGCATATATGCTCGATTGTCAAGTGTTGTGCAAAGTTTATTGTTCCACTCAGGaagctctttttttttaacgtcctaactgttttaatttgtaatatcGTTCGCTTTTGTACTGTACAGATGCAGAAATACCTAGATTCCTAGTATATTCCACAATTTAAGCATAATCCACTAAATTTCTGTAACAATTCCATAATTCCTATGTATAACGAGACATTTTGTATAAATATGTAATGCCTTTTGAAATGTAAATAACTCGAATCAACCAGTGAACTGTTGCGCTGTTGAAAACGCAAATGTTATACGCACACATGACAACATTCCAGGAAAAGtgtttattttatagttttctttttttttttttgattttaacatTCGATTTTAAGTTTGAACTAAACGAAGGTTAAGTGCCTGTTAAGAGAGAAAACCAAGAAGTTGCAATATTTACATAGATTGTATAAAAACCAAGCGAATAATTATAGTAATTAAGATTACAGGGTAACAGCTGTTCCGACTAACCTAACGAACTCAACTAAAATGCTAAGCAATTAATCGTTTAACCCACTATTGTCTGACTTAAAGGTTATATTATAAAAGAGATATGAGAGAGAGATGAAAGAAACTTGTGCCATGAAGCTGAGCGACGAACGGAAGAATCTAAAGAATCCTTGCGAGGAGACGAGATGAAAAGAAGGAGCCCACCCACAAAAAAGACAAAGGAACGAAAAGAACTTTAACTAACTAGAAAAATTgtggtttgaatattttttgatatacaccatatatatatgcatatatattcCAAAACTATATAGATAAACGTATTCCATGTTAGTGCTTAAatctaatttattatttatcaattttcCACCCATCCACCGCCCCATTCCATGAACAATAATTAACAATGCTAGgaaagaactttttttttttgatttttgtattGTGGAGGAAAAGTCTAACTTGtataattatataagaacGTTTTTGCTCAAAGGCAATTTTAGTTGTAAgtaacacacaaacacaaacacacacccaCGCTAACTGTTATACAAAACGCGCACACGCTCAAGCCTAATACTGTTATACTGTTAAACTGTGTACTTTATATAGCCATTATATGCATTAACCTATATATAGGATCGAAACGCTTTGCAATTAACAGCTTCTACAAGACACTTGAGCCTGGCCACTGTTATACGTATGCCAGTATAACAGTGGCTGGGCCCAAACGATCTAGCATTTAATTACCTATATACAACAAATATGTgcgatattttttatatgtaacGTGTTGTATTTTGACTCCACTCCGGATTATAACTACGTTTATACGCCCGCTATTCCaagtttatgaaatatttcaaGTATTTTCGAGTACCTAACACAACTCAGTACCGTTCTACCGTTTCTACCCAATTGTAAATAAGTTTACTAActagtgattttttttgttgccttgGGTCTAAGAACGATTTGTATTTTCAAGCAAAGCCCGTGTATAAACGTAGCGGATGGTATGACGACTCTCCCTtgattttaatcttaaatattttttttgttaataaaaagtgcaaattggaaaaaaaaaaaaataaaaaaaactgaagacgtttattttttgtgggtCGAATTTTATGCCGAACCtatcttaattaaaatatttctcaaaaaggaaatattgaaaatcattttttagaaCCGTTTTTGAAGGAAAATTGAAAAGCCACGTACAGTTGTGCCTGCAAGGGGACTGAACAGATGGCCAGGACTGTGGGCGGTGGGAGAAAAGTGGGTGGCGAAGGGGAAAGACCCCGTTACGAGCTcgtgtgtatctgtatctggttGCTCCTTTTCCGCATTGCTCCTTTTTGCAGGATATACGCACAGAAATGGCATTTGTCCCAGACCATGGTCGGGAAATCGATGCAGGCCAACAGCCCAGGACAATACGAACACACCGAAAGATCTGTATGTGTGTATACATCCTTGCAGTTCTCGGTCCTGCGCACTCCTTTCCAAAATCctttccattttctttttttttctaggaaACGGGCGACTTTGCAGAGCGCCagcttttaatttcattaacaGTTACAGAGCTCTGCTAAGTCAGCTGTTCCAGATTCAAGGTCTACATTTCTGTATCCTATGTACAATCGGGGTATGTatctacaaaaatatatacagatGCATATATAGGATGTGTATCCAGGCAGGACACGAACCTTACATGGTATACTTACTGACGAACTTTGCCACCCACACTTTTTGGTGGGCGGACATCGTCACTAGATTTTTTCCTTGATTATGACGTGCAGGCACGTACGCAAGCAGGGACGTAGCAAAACGGGAGGAAGGGGGGAATGTATCCCCaaatatgtaatatttataaaatatatatgcaactatatatataaagaggTCCAATATGAAAAcgtttgttttataattatcgCAATTCAAGTCAAAACACATGTATTACAGGGATGTACATTAaatcagaaattaaaaaaaagttttaactttGAAATTGCAATGGTTTTCAAGGGGTCGAGTCCAGGCTGAGGGCATAGCAAACGTTACAACCGGTTCGAGTCCGTGATATGCCTGCAGCGTTCGGTATTTATTTGGTATTTCCAGCTTACCAGGACGGATTTTTTAGTGCATTTCAGCCGGCTGCCAAGTATATTTGCACATCGCCGCCAAGGTCACTCTATCAGCGAGTTTTGTGGCGTCCGGTTGATTTTTCCGTTATTCGCTGCGTCGCTGCGTTCTCCTCGTTCGTTTTGTTCCTCCACGTTTTTGGCGTCGTCGTACGTTTACGTGTCCCGCTctccatctctctctctccctctctctcgcttGCGCGCGGACTCTCGCGcgaagtgtgtgtgtgtggtgtgtgtaTTGGTGTGTTGAGCAGCGCAGCGCAATAGAAAACATTAGTGAATTTTTTTCGGGTGAACGGCGCGCTGTGAAAaatgcgtgcgtgtgtgtgtgcgtgtgcgaaAATCAATATGAAAACATGAATAACAAAAgctaataaaaaaggaaacacACACGGCACAGGCACAGAAAATCGAGAGAAAAGGCGAAAAGAATAAGAACAAACAGTTGGCGTTGGCGTTGGCGTTGGCCCCACCAtccattcccattccaatTCCAGCGAGTGAGGAGAAGGAGATATTTCCAGCATAGCCGAGATTCCAAATCCGATTCCAGCAAGTTGCAGGTTCCAGGTTCCAGTTTCCAGCCTTCCAGGTTCCCGTACCCCGCACAGTCACAGCCACACGATGTCGCTGCAAACGAAAAGGCAGCACTGCTACTTGTGCGACCTGCCCCGCATGCCCTGGGCGATGATCAACGACTTCTCGGAGGCAGTGTGCCGCGGCTGCGTCAATTACGAGGGCGCCGATCGCATCGAGGCGGTGCTGGACGCCGCCCGCCAAATGAAGCGTCTCCATCCCGCCAGCAAACAGCAGCGTTCGCACGAGAACGGCGAAGtctccgctgccgccgccgcagcggccgtcctccagcagcagcagcagcagcaacaacagttaCAAGTGGGCCCCGTTCCGGGACCAGGACCCGGTTCCCATCGCAGTGGCGGGGGCGGCGGGGGTAATCCCCCCGGAGGCGGCGGTCCAGGACCATCGGTCACTGGCGGACCGCTCGGCTCGCTGGGCAACGCGGTGGCcgtcgctgccgccgccgccgctgccgttCATCACCACCATCCGATGCCCTACCAAATGCCCGTGCCGCGCATCGGTCCGCCCCTCGACTATCCCGTCAAGCTGGAGGACGCACCCGGCGGCGGCGTGCGACCCGTTCGCATCTCCCACATGACGCCCCATCACCTGCCGCCGAATGCAACGcgcggcggcggaggcggaggcggcggACCTGGAAGCGGCGTGCCCACGGCGGGCAGCGGTGGTCCGGGCAGCAATCTACCGCCCGCCCTGTCCGTCAACCTTAAGCGACCGCCCAGCGAGGACGTCGACGTGGATGtcagccagcagcagcagcagcaacagcagtcgGCCCATGGCCTGCCGCCAGATGGCGCTGGCGCCTCGGCCGTtgtgggcggcggcggcggtgggcCGCCCGGCATCAAGCGCAGCGCCATGGACGATCCAACGGGCGGAGGCGGCCGACCGCCGTTGACGCGAGGCGAATCCCTGCCCGCAGCGGTCAGCTATGTGCCCGAGCGGCAGCTGAGCGGTCTGAGGGATAAACAACAGCCCGTGAGAGCGCCCAGTTTTGATGCCTCGACCTTCAAAGCAGGTGAGCTGGGGATTACAGCCTAAGAAACTAATCATCAGAAAAGAGAAGTCTTCAAGAGATCaagaaaaagttttcaaacacTTCAATTTAACATTAAACCATGTATTATTGACGTTCCATAGTGTCATATATGATACATCGCATTGGACTTTAGTATTCTAATTCGTTTTTGCTTGGAAACTACCAAAAAGTCCAAATCCTTATCAGCTTGAGATGAATAATCATCACTTACAGTAGGCATTCCATAGAAATGACTCTCGTAGAGGTAAAGAAACCAGAAAAGTAAAGACATAGTTACAATATCCCAGAATGCACTTTCAAGAGGTCAAATAGCTATCATACTACGGTAGAGATTACTTATAATTACTTAAGCAGGCTGGGATAATCCCATATCAATGATTTCTTATCACTTCAAGTAATCGAATCGCCAATGGGAAATACGCGAtatgaaattgaaaataaagtggCAGGGGAGAGAAAGGggattatttcatatcaataatagTGAATGGATCAGTGATCAGTCTGGGTGAACCTTTAACtttgaagaaaattaggttgtTATCAAAGTACAGTGATCTcttgaaaaaggaaaaagagtAAATACTAGGAATAATAAAACCGTTGGAAGCCAATAAGATACCCTCAGGTATTCGGTATGTGATATTTGAGTTTATTTAGATCGGCAATGCCAAGAAGAAATTTCAAACAATTAAGCGTAAAGACATTGTATAAACAATGCGTAAGgggaaataatttgtttgtttaaagtttattgCTAGAATTCCACTTTAGAATGATAATAACTGCGATATACAGGGAAATGTGTGCTTAGAAGCTGAGCtgataaattgtttaaatgccAGGTTTCAATTAACTGGCGCCCACTGTATTTGTTTACCGTTTTTCAGCGGCGATCgcgggagagagagagcgcgcGTCTGTCTCGCTCCAGCCTGGATCGATGGGAGGGAGTGGGTGTAAGGGAGGCAGCGATACAGATAAGGCAGGGCAACCAAACTGGCACACATACAGATATAGATATTCAGGCCAGAGTGAAACGGCGTGATTGCCTGCTCCTTATCTCTCCTGGCTGGAAGGCGAGTAAGAAGAAGCGGGAATCTACGAGTGTATTTGTGATAAGAAGCGTTGTGTCGAAGATTAGATAACGCATTTGCTTATCAGCGCGGCCTTATCTCTTCCCTATGTTTATGTATGTATTACAAACACACATACGAAAAGCGTAGAAACGCATTTTGCAACCCTCTGTGAAAAAAAGGGGCTGCCAACCCTTGCCATTAAAAGGCATGCGCACATGCCAATATACAAACATATATGgggaaaatacatatatgtacaacacgtacatatatacatagcTACGTGTAGCCAACAGTCACATCCACGTTCGGTTACATGCACGTACGTAACAGTCGTAatggggaaaacaaaaaaaagcgcAAAAAGCACACGAAAAAAG
This window contains:
- the LIMK1 gene encoding LIM domain kinase 1 isoform X3, with translation MHHQQRLRANGGRGGGGGGSGGSGGMGGHPPLCAHCRGQLLPHPEEPIVMALGQQWHCDCFRCSVCEGHLHNWYFEREGLLYCREDYYGRFGDACQQCTAVITGPVMVAGEHKFHPECFCCTACGSFIGEGESYALVERSKLYCGQCYGKRSCQPADAKARITTAGKPMHSIRLVEIPKDATPGLRVDGVALDDGCPTVRITDLFCNFFLWLTSVAEQCCGAPYRIDVNLTNLHIGDRILEVNGTPVSDSSVEQIDKLIRSNEKMLQLTVEHDPVQVCRSCSQADIQRAMSASTLILPLSTSASSVEVGRERLYKTPGEPGEQGSKARKLRQATNASATIPPAAGAAIAMTQLKEKERCSSLSKLLDEQHQAQQHSAHPQLYDLSRTQSCRVVQKPQRIFRASDLVIGEKLGEGFFGKVFKVTHRQSGEVMVLKELHRADEEAQRNFIKEVAVLRLLDHRHVLKFIGVLYKEKKLHMVTEYVAGGCLKELIHDPSQSLSWPQRVCLARDIACGMSYLHSMNIIHRDLNSMNCLVREDRSVIVADFGLARSVDAPRLPGGVGASADRAGGGSMTPGGYGSGANSDAAMSPSGTLRRSKSRQRRQRYTVVGNPYWMAPEMMKGLKYDEKVDVFSFGIMLCEIIGRVEADPDFMPRNSDFSLNQQEFREKFCAQCPEPFVKVAFVCCDLNPDMRPCFETLHVWLLRLADDLAAERVPPERLLHEIETFQEWYASSEDALSPTSQRSLNNLDELVKIAAEGESEISPVEKEKENLVIKPQDIPKSPHLGKDFSPSGERLRDSMRARRRQRFLGAQEERRNLTPETESKERALKKALKKCRPFGERGYLVDLRPGAELQLQDVRDLNTYSDVDSSCDTSLNYHEVNNLPAPQAPQDAEEVKSAKEEEVLDQEGANHRLAIDDMRNRLHQCRSKFEHLEEASRRNFNQSQHSMRNFFKTPPVALKMFQRLEHEAAALNGGANCPPPPPRTQRINQTPIFGRKNPPIASSVGQRLQHGESLENLTSSGGASKQLATPAPKRSKAATTTKVQPPLFLPPSITSSVNGNVSTSTTTTTTSCPPTAPDWLPKKHKLTLPLPSPHPQAAQRSSHNHRPATSNGKGKVVRPPPGRTAQGIPASNGVSPTRSTRPGSPSKHLAQRHTAATAQRLTNAAASHQQQQQQQQSARTTRLNILSPEKVHRLGARLSDQKQKMREEAAATAAASAVGGGAGAGCAASPAAGSLNGHLQGHRTGASGSANPAGGERRRRAAPPPPVRTHFNTRC
- the LIMK1 gene encoding LIM domain kinase 1 isoform X1, encoding MHHQQRLRANGGRGGGGGGSGGSGGMGGHPPLCAHCRGQLLPHPEEPIVMALGQQWHCDCFRCSVCEGHLHNWYFEREGLLYCREDYYGRFGDACQQCTAVITGPVMVAGEHKFHPECFCCTACGSFIGEGESYALVERSKLYCGQCYGKRSCQPADAKARITTAGKPMHSIRLVEIPKDATPGLRVDGVALDDGCPTVRITEIDVNLTNLHIGDRILEVNGTPVSDSSVEQIDKLIRSNEKMLQLTVEHDPVQVCRSCSQADIQRAMSASTLILPLSTSASSVEVGRERLYKTPGEPGEQGSKARKLRQATNASATIPPAAGAAIAMTQLKEKERCSSLSKLLDEQHQAQQHSAHPQLYDLSRTQSCRVVQKPQRIFRASDLVIGEKLGEGFFGKVFKVTHRQSGEVMVLKELHRADEEAQRNFIKEVAVLRLLDHRHVLKFIGVLYKEKKLHMVTEYVAGGCLKELIHDPSQSLSWPQRVCLARDIACGMSYLHSMNIIHRDLNSMNCLVREDRSVIVADFGLARSVDAPRLPGGVGASADRAGGGSMTPGGYGSGANSDAAMSPSGTLRRSKSRQRRQRYTVVGNPYWMAPEMMKGLKYDEKVDVFSFGIMLCEIIGRVEADPDFMPRNSDFSLNQQEFREKFCAQCPEPFVKVAFVCCDLNPDMRPCFETLHVWLLRLADDLAAERVPPERLLHEIETFQEWYASSEDALSPTSQRSLNNLDELVKIAAEGESEISPVEKEKENLVIKPQDIPKSPHLGKDFSPSGERLRDSMRARRRQRFLGAQEERRNLTPETESKERALKKALKKCRPFGERGYLVDLRPGAELQLQDVRDLNTYSDVDSSCDTSLNYHEVNNLPAPQAPQDAEEVKSAKEEEVLDQEGANHRLAIDDMRNRLHQCRSKFEHLEEASRRNFNQSQHSMRNFFKTPPVALKMFQRLEHEAAALNGGANCPPPPPRTQRINQTPIFGRKNPPIASSVGQRLQHGESLENLTSSGGASKQLATPAPKRSKAATTTKVQPPLFLPPSITSSVNGNVSTSTTTTTTSCPPTAPDWLPKKHKLTLPLPSPHPQAAQRSSHNHRPATSNGKGKVVRPPPGRTAQGIPASNGVSPTRSTRPGSPSKHLAQRHTAATAQRLTNAAASHQQQQQQQQSARTTRLNILSPEKVHRLGARLSDQKQKMREEAAATAAASAVGGGAGAGCAASPAAGSLNGHLQGHRTGASGSANPAGGERRRRAAPPPPVRTHFNTRC
- the LIMK1 gene encoding LIM domain kinase 1 isoform X2, which produces MCFFFNSNPIRTNQNVVYFLIMFCNFQKIDVNLTNLHIGDRILEVNGTPVSDSSVEQIDKLIRSNEKMLQLTVEHDPVQVCRSCSQADIQRAMSASTLILPLSTSASSVEVGRERLYKTPGEPGEQGSKARKLRQATNASATIPPAAGAAIAMTQLKEKERCSSLSKLLDEQHQAQQHSAHPQLYDLSRTQSCRVVQKPQRIFRASDLVIGEKLGEGFFGKVFKVTHRQSGEVMVLKELHRADEEAQRNFIKEVAVLRLLDHRHVLKFIGVLYKEKKLHMVTEYVAGGCLKELIHDPSQSLSWPQRVCLARDIACGMSYLHSMNIIHRDLNSMNCLVREDRSVIVADFGLARSVDAPRLPGGVGASADRAGGGSMTPGGYGSGANSDAAMSPSGTLRRSKSRQRRQRYTVVGNPYWMAPEMMKGLKYDEKVDVFSFGIMLCEIIGRVEADPDFMPRNSDFSLNQQEFREKFCAQCPEPFVKVAFVCCDLNPDMRPCFETLHVWLLRLADDLAAERVPPERLLHEIETFQEWYASSEDALSPTSQRSLNNLDELVKIAAEGESEISPVEKEKENLVIKPQDIPKSPHLGKDFSPSGERLRDSMRARRRQRFLGAQEERRNLTPETESKERALKKALKKCRPFGERGYLVDLRPGAELQLQDVRDLNTYSDVDSSCDTSLNYHEVNNLPAPQAPQDAEEVKSAKEEEVLDQEGANHRLAIDDMRNRLHQCRSKFEHLEEASRRNFNQSQHSMRNFFKTPPVALKMFQRLEHEAAALNGGANCPPPPPRTQRINQTPIFGRKNPPIASSVGQRLQHGESLENLTSSGGASKQLATPAPKRSKAATTTKVQPPLFLPPSITSSVNGNVSTSTTTTTTSCPPTAPDWLPKKHKLTLPLPSPHPQAAQRSSHNHRPATSNGKGKVVRPPPGRTAQGIPASNGVSPTRSTRPGSPSKHLAQRHTAATAQRLTNAAASHQQQQQQQQSARTTRLNILSPEKVHRLGARLSDQKQKMREEAAATAAASAVGGGAGAGCAASPAAGSLNGHLQGHRTGASGSANPAGGERRRRAAPPPPVRTHFNTRC
- the Pits gene encoding interferon regulatory factor 2-binding protein 2, whose product is MSLQTKRQHCYLCDLPRMPWAMINDFSEAVCRGCVNYEGADRIEAVLDAARQMKRLHPASKQQRSHENGEVSAAAAAAAVLQQQQQQQQQLQVGPVPGPGPGSHRSGGGGGGNPPGGGGPGPSVTGGPLGSLGNAVAVAAAAAAAVHHHHPMPYQMPVPRIGPPLDYPVKLEDAPGGGVRPVRISHMTPHHLPPNATRGGGGGGGGPGSGVPTAGSGGPGSNLPPALSVNLKRPPSEDVDVDVSQQQQQQQQSAHGLPPDGAGASAVVGGGGGGPPGIKRSAMDDPTGGGGRPPLTRGESLPAAVSYVPERQLSGLRDKQQPVRAPSFDASTFKAEHMSPASRRNGSSPPSGPLPPRSVHSPNSSGSSSGRRSSGSRHVSSTTVTSSEVGGSNPGQAVVAGGLGGGGGGGPGSNAASGPLSGPNGGSGQLSCSSGGPGGSASSGGNGALGPASMAPNSVAGDGSPAGGSGPSGSNGSGGAVNPGPGSSGSQGGGGGTPLASGGGSAGSGGLGGAPGSSAASNSAAAAAAAAAQNATLKCTLCQERLEDTHFVQCPSVNHHKFCFPCSRESIKRQNGLGNEVYCPSGDRCPLANSVIPWAFMQGEITTILGEEVKVKKERES